In a genomic window of Prosthecochloris marina:
- the hemW gene encoding radical SAM family heme chaperone HemW has protein sequence MVDQDDSMTRLHCYVHVPFCRERCSYCDFFLVTRQDLLGRFFSALHSETSERLAALRESTVHSIHFGGGTPSLVPVVYLENWLEALSRHVSLSDDAEITLEANPEDLTNEKLYELAALGVNRLSIGVQSFIPEKLRALGRLHTAEEALRVTDMALDLIGNVSVDLICGVEGESPDIWAQDLDTAISSGVPHVSVYMLTLEKKTRLESFVRKGLVTLPDEGAQALMYMMACERLDAEGFEHYEVSNFSKPGFFSRYNLGCWQRESYLGFGPSAHSFLVSGDHELRSANASSLIRYMSSPREAQEYREMLSREERADEKVFLSLRLSSGLELVHLMQYHEGNDAVLENVDRLKKQGLIEFRNGVIKVSRKGFLFADKVAEELLPVRMRD, from the coding sequence ATGGTTGATCAGGATGATAGTATGACGAGGCTACATTGCTATGTACATGTTCCTTTCTGCCGTGAACGGTGCAGTTACTGTGATTTTTTCCTTGTAACCAGACAGGATCTTCTAGGGCGCTTTTTTTCGGCGCTTCATTCGGAAACCTCGGAACGTCTTGCTGCTCTGCGAGAAAGTACCGTTCACTCCATTCATTTCGGAGGAGGAACTCCCTCTTTAGTTCCTGTTGTCTATCTGGAGAACTGGCTCGAAGCACTGTCGCGACATGTTTCGTTGAGTGATGACGCGGAAATTACCCTTGAAGCCAACCCCGAGGATCTTACCAATGAAAAACTTTATGAACTTGCGGCCTTGGGTGTCAATCGGCTCAGTATCGGAGTTCAGTCTTTCATTCCTGAAAAGCTAAGGGCGTTGGGTCGTTTGCACACGGCTGAAGAGGCTTTGCGTGTGACGGATATGGCACTGGACCTGATCGGTAACGTCAGTGTCGACCTTATCTGCGGCGTCGAAGGAGAGTCGCCGGATATTTGGGCGCAGGACCTCGATACCGCTATTTCCAGCGGTGTGCCGCATGTGTCCGTTTACATGCTTACCCTCGAAAAGAAGACCAGGCTTGAAAGTTTCGTAAGAAAGGGACTTGTTACTCTTCCTGATGAAGGTGCTCAGGCCCTCATGTATATGATGGCTTGTGAACGGCTCGATGCTGAAGGGTTCGAGCATTATGAAGTTTCGAATTTTTCAAAACCGGGGTTCTTTTCCCGTTATAATCTGGGATGCTGGCAAAGGGAATCGTATCTTGGTTTCGGCCCTTCCGCGCACAGTTTTCTTGTTTCAGGGGACCATGAGTTGCGAAGCGCGAACGCAAGCAGTCTGATCCGCTACATGTCGTCTCCACGTGAAGCACAGGAGTATCGTGAAATGCTTTCACGGGAGGAGCGGGCCGATGAAAAGGTTTTTCTTTCTCTGAGGCTTTCTTCCGGGCTCGAACTTGTGCATTTGATGCAATATCATGAAGGTAACGATGCGGTACTGGAAAATGTGGATCGGCTAAAAAAACAGGGGTTGATCGAATTTCGGAATGGTGTGATAAAGGTTTCTCGCAAGGGGTTCTTGTTTGCCGACAAGGTGGCCGAGGAGTTGCTGCCGGTTCGGATGCGGGATTGA
- a CDS encoding D-glycero-alpha-D-manno-heptose-1,7-bisphosphate 7-phosphatase yields the protein MRKVKVLFLDRDGTINRDIGTYVTTREQFQLIEGTEAAIALARQAGYQIVIVTNQAGIAKGIVTSEQVEDIHRYLNELLAVSGAAFDRSYYCPTHPDYPNPEYDRFAWCRKPETGMVDRAVADYLASGFEVDRSQSFFIGDKTVDVECGLRAGLRSILVRTGHGEEELCRERGIEPEFVADNLFQAITEHILLNAC from the coding sequence GTGAGAAAGGTAAAGGTGTTGTTTCTCGACCGGGATGGCACGATCAACCGCGATATAGGCACCTACGTTACCACGAGAGAGCAGTTTCAACTCATTGAAGGAACGGAAGCTGCGATTGCCCTTGCCAGGCAGGCAGGCTATCAGATTGTCATTGTAACCAATCAGGCCGGCATTGCTAAAGGTATTGTCACTTCCGAGCAGGTTGAAGATATTCATCGTTACCTCAATGAATTGCTTGCTGTGAGTGGCGCTGCTTTTGACCGCAGCTATTATTGTCCTACGCACCCGGACTATCCGAATCCCGAGTATGATCGTTTCGCTTGGTGCAGGAAACCTGAAACCGGTATGGTTGACCGGGCGGTTGCCGATTATCTTGCCTCAGGGTTTGAAGTGGACAGATCACAATCGTTTTTTATCGGTGATAAAACCGTTGATGTTGAATGCGGATTGCGTGCAGGGCTTCGTTCCATTCTCGTCAGAACCGGTCATGGCGAGGAGGAGTTATGTCGTGAACGAGGAATTGAGCCTGAATTCGTAGCCGATAATCTCTTTCAGGCAATAACTGAGCATATACTCTTGAATGCCTGTTGA
- a CDS encoding starch synthase translates to MTRSTCKVLYVSGEISPFVRVSSLADFMASFPQAMEDEGCEARIMMPKYGVINDRKFRLHDVLRLSDIKVPLKDKTDLLHVKVTALPSSKIQTYFLYNEKYFKRNGLFTDMAQGDNFKGSAERVIFFNIGILETLQRLGWKPDIIHFHDWYASLVPLLLKTVYADNAFFKGIKTVLTLHNVHSQGVFPVKPFKKLLPEAMIEGLHAEGDDAVNMLFTGIEHADRVATTSGRYAELISNDVDAAHGVDKILALRGNHLEGIINGLDTKQWNPSSDKLIKKKFDVERLEEKLENKKYLHQELKLSFDEDAPLIGAMVNFDRFQGIELVVDAIENLMQLDLRLVISGTGDKNIQNKLQDLATRYHGKLGLNFEFTDAFFHQIMASADMLLMPGKLESCGMMQFFAMRYGTLPIIYAGSGSAETIDEVDQQHDGSGFAFHEYTPEALTKTVEAALSIYGDKERWARLVTDSMEREMTWKDSAEKYNQIYRGLLERV, encoded by the coding sequence ATGACCAGAAGCACTTGCAAAGTTCTTTATGTGTCTGGTGAAATTTCTCCATTTGTACGGGTCAGTTCTCTCGCCGATTTCATGGCATCTTTTCCTCAAGCCATGGAAGATGAAGGTTGTGAGGCACGCATAATGATGCCAAAATACGGTGTGATCAACGATCGCAAATTTCGCCTTCACGATGTCTTGCGACTTTCAGATATCAAAGTACCCCTGAAAGACAAGACTGACTTGCTTCACGTAAAGGTTACGGCTCTTCCGTCCAGCAAAATACAGACTTATTTTCTCTATAACGAAAAATATTTCAAGCGTAACGGCCTTTTTACGGACATGGCCCAGGGTGATAATTTCAAGGGTAGTGCCGAAAGGGTGATTTTCTTTAATATCGGTATTCTTGAAACCCTGCAAAGACTCGGTTGGAAGCCAGATATCATTCATTTTCATGACTGGTATGCGAGTCTTGTTCCTTTGTTGCTGAAAACAGTTTATGCCGATAACGCTTTTTTCAAAGGGATTAAAACGGTTCTTACCCTTCATAACGTACACTCTCAGGGTGTTTTTCCAGTCAAACCGTTCAAAAAACTGCTGCCTGAAGCTATGATTGAGGGGCTGCATGCTGAAGGCGATGATGCGGTAAACATGCTTTTTACAGGAATTGAACACGCTGATAGAGTTGCTACTACCTCCGGTCGTTATGCCGAGCTTATCAGCAATGATGTGGATGCAGCTCACGGCGTCGATAAAATTCTGGCGTTGCGCGGCAATCATCTGGAAGGAATAATCAACGGGCTCGATACAAAACAGTGGAACCCGTCTTCGGACAAGCTCATCAAAAAAAAGTTCGATGTCGAGCGGCTCGAAGAGAAGCTTGAAAATAAGAAATATCTGCATCAAGAGCTGAAGCTTTCTTTCGATGAGGATGCACCCCTGATTGGCGCCATGGTAAATTTTGACCGTTTTCAGGGGATCGAGCTCGTGGTCGATGCCATCGAGAATCTCATGCAGCTTGATCTCCGGTTGGTTATTTCCGGTACTGGGGATAAGAATATTCAGAACAAACTGCAGGACCTTGCAACAAGGTACCACGGTAAGCTCGGGCTTAATTTTGAATTTACCGATGCATTTTTTCATCAGATAATGGCTTCTGCCGATATGTTGCTTATGCCCGGGAAGCTGGAGTCATGCGGTATGATGCAGTTTTTCGCGATGCGATACGGAACGTTACCGATTATTTATGCCGGTTCCGGCAGTGCCGAGACCATCGATGAGGTAGACCAGCAGCATGATGGTTCCGGTTTTGCATTCCATGAGTACACTCCTGAAGCGTTGACCAAAACGGTGGAAGCGGCACTTTCGATATATGGTGACAAGGAGCGTTGGGCCAGGCTTGTGACGGATAGCATGGAAAGGGAAATGACCTGGAAGGACTCGGCGGAAAAGTATAATCAGATCTACCGCGGTCTGCTTGAACGTGTATAG
- a CDS encoding Ig-like domain-containing protein, protein MKPLQLLLALSLFLTACALDRPPTGGPKDTAPLEIISVTPPSSSVNTSPQKIVFSFNRYVPAWSLRKSIVFSPATTDYTLEAGGTDAEIIFTKPLGKNKTYTITLNKSLRSSRGNELEQSYTYAFSTGEKINRGIIGGQVFSSDARPLPRALVLAYSVTNNDTLSFNPLDRTPDYSVQTGRDGKFIFEYLAEGSYRLLALQDKNGDQRLNPENEPFGIGHEELIKTGTLDNIIRLAESQLTPQPVYCSAPASNLLEISFNRSIPVEKFDVSSLTIIDTVSNKQLPVKGFYSTQNTTSAITFRVVTGKLNRKSGYRITYKGNLKSTMCRGTDKERKETVELTGLSPKNDEKTAFLSPTFPKRGRTVDISFNIPVEEESLRQAAKLHLVSGENLSPLAFTLTPVDNRRYTLQANPSFDNGSTYRVDIQLATLVGLDGEQAADSLASSLFTVADTGDFGTIKGTVSGGTGTVVVEALDSTNRLPRRTVVQRDDDSPTDFTIHQLAPGKYTLRAFIPGSPLQQDNELSWDPGNIHPFKPADLFTVNRDTVTVRKGWDTENINIIFPPTSG, encoded by the coding sequence ATGAAACCGCTGCAACTTCTTTTAGCACTTAGCCTTTTCCTAACGGCATGTGCACTTGATCGCCCCCCAACCGGAGGACCGAAGGATACCGCACCTCTTGAAATTATTTCGGTGACTCCGCCTTCCTCTTCCGTCAATACGTCACCTCAAAAGATCGTTTTCAGTTTCAATCGCTATGTTCCTGCCTGGTCTTTGAGAAAATCTATCGTTTTTTCTCCCGCGACCACCGACTATACACTTGAAGCCGGTGGCACCGATGCAGAAATAATCTTCACGAAACCACTGGGCAAAAACAAAACCTACACGATCACCCTCAACAAATCATTGAGAAGCAGCCGTGGTAACGAACTCGAGCAAAGCTATACCTACGCGTTTTCAACCGGGGAGAAGATCAACCGGGGAATCATAGGAGGCCAGGTCTTTTCGAGTGACGCTCGTCCACTCCCTCGCGCGCTGGTTCTTGCTTACTCCGTAACAAACAACGATACGCTTTCCTTCAATCCTCTTGATCGCACACCCGACTACAGTGTACAAACCGGACGGGATGGAAAATTTATCTTTGAATACCTTGCGGAGGGCAGCTACCGGCTGCTTGCCTTGCAGGACAAAAACGGCGACCAACGGTTGAACCCTGAAAACGAACCTTTCGGAATAGGCCATGAGGAGCTGATCAAAACAGGAACTCTTGACAACATAATCAGGCTTGCCGAATCACAGCTCACTCCACAACCGGTATACTGCTCCGCACCGGCGAGCAACCTTCTTGAAATCAGCTTCAACCGCAGCATTCCAGTCGAGAAGTTCGACGTTTCATCGCTGACTATCATCGACACAGTCAGCAACAAGCAATTACCGGTTAAAGGATTCTACAGCACACAAAATACAACATCAGCCATTACGTTCAGGGTGGTTACCGGGAAACTCAACAGGAAGTCAGGTTACCGGATCACGTATAAGGGGAATCTGAAATCGACCATGTGCAGGGGGACAGACAAAGAAAGAAAAGAAACGGTCGAACTCACCGGATTATCACCAAAAAACGATGAAAAAACAGCATTTCTCAGCCCCACTTTTCCAAAACGGGGAAGAACGGTCGATATATCCTTCAATATACCGGTTGAAGAAGAATCACTCAGGCAAGCAGCAAAGCTGCACCTCGTTAGTGGAGAAAACCTCTCTCCTCTCGCCTTCACGCTCACGCCGGTAGACAACCGCCGCTACACGCTGCAGGCCAATCCGTCATTCGATAATGGTTCCACCTACCGCGTTGACATCCAACTGGCTACCCTCGTCGGCCTCGACGGAGAACAAGCCGCCGACTCACTTGCATCGTCTCTCTTTACCGTTGCGGATACAGGAGACTTCGGCACGATCAAGGGAACCGTATCGGGTGGAACAGGAACTGTCGTCGTCGAAGCGCTCGATTCGACAAACCGCTTGCCCCGCAGAACGGTAGTTCAGCGTGACGATGACAGCCCAACTGATTTCACCATACATCAGCTTGCCCCAGGGAAGTACACTCTTAGAGCGTTCATTCCGGGCTCCCCTCTCCAGCAAGACAACGAATTATCGTGGGATCCGGGCAATATCCATCCGTTCAAACCTGCAGATCTCTTTACCGTCAATAGAGATACGGTAACCGTTCGAAAGGGATGGGATACGGAAAACATCAACATCATCTTTCCACCCACATCCGGATAA
- the bchJ gene encoding bacteriochlorophyll 4-vinyl reductase codes for MTAPAKIGPNSIIQTVAALEAKYGKAEADARLTVAGHGHLIGNLPSEMVEEKTFHTLVTSLDKDLDNSVLAELLKDSGQRTAAYLLKVRIPGFFQKLLKPLPPSLAFKLLLFAISKNAWTFVGSGDFSYTSGKKPVITVKVTHPTIPVVGNFYLGTFTKLLKELVNPNTKIDASIIGESGDITCRYTCYI; via the coding sequence ATGACAGCTCCTGCAAAAATTGGCCCCAACTCTATCATTCAAACCGTCGCAGCCCTTGAAGCGAAATACGGCAAGGCAGAAGCTGACGCGCGCCTGACGGTTGCAGGTCATGGGCACCTTATCGGCAACCTACCGTCGGAAATGGTTGAGGAGAAAACGTTTCACACCCTTGTCACCTCCCTCGACAAGGACCTCGATAACAGTGTTCTGGCGGAACTGCTGAAAGATTCAGGCCAGCGCACTGCGGCCTATCTGCTGAAAGTGAGAATCCCGGGATTCTTCCAGAAACTGCTCAAACCCCTGCCACCAAGCCTTGCATTCAAATTGTTGCTCTTTGCCATCAGCAAGAATGCCTGGACCTTTGTCGGAAGCGGTGACTTCAGCTATACCTCCGGTAAAAAACCGGTCATCACCGTCAAGGTAACCCATCCGACCATCCCGGTTGTCGGCAATTTCTACCTCGGCACGTTCACGAAACTGCTCAAGGAACTGGTAAACCCCAATACGAAAATCGACGCTTCGATCATCGGAGAAAGCGGCGACATCACCTGCCGCTACACCTGTTATATCTGA
- a CDS encoding Fic family protein, whose amino-acid sequence MKRILQGHYITTTTSGESVEAFVPNPLPPTPPLEWTAELRSKFDQALLAIGRLDSVSTLLPDTSLFLYMYVRKEAVLSSMIEGTQSSLSDLLIFELDQEPGVPLDDVQEVSNYIAALNHGLERLASGFPLSLRLMKEVHSILLAKGRGSEKTPGEFRKSQNWIGGTRPGNATFVPPPPEMVMECMGKLELFLHDKPEPTPVLIKAALAHVQFETIHPFLDGNGRLGRLLITMLLCDRKVLHEPLLYLSLYFKTHRKTYYELLDSVRFKGDWEAWLDFFADAVIATATQAVETAQQLVNVSNQDREKITGLGRAAASILEVHRALIEHPIATSTSLVQKTGFTPATINRSLKKLQHLGIVSELTAQKRNRIYSYSNYLDILNRGTELPEKE is encoded by the coding sequence ATGAAACGCATTCTACAGGGACACTACATCACAACAACAACCTCAGGTGAAAGTGTAGAAGCATTTGTTCCGAATCCATTACCTCCCACCCCACCTCTCGAATGGACGGCTGAATTGCGCAGTAAATTCGATCAAGCCCTCCTTGCCATTGGCCGATTGGACAGCGTCTCGACACTTCTGCCCGACACGTCGCTTTTTCTTTATATGTATGTCAGAAAAGAAGCTGTCCTTTCTTCGATGATAGAAGGAACGCAGTCATCCCTCTCCGACCTCCTTATATTTGAGCTCGATCAGGAGCCCGGAGTCCCTCTTGATGATGTACAAGAGGTAAGCAATTACATTGCGGCATTGAACCATGGACTGGAACGGCTAGCAAGCGGTTTCCCGTTATCACTGCGTTTAATGAAAGAGGTGCACTCGATACTTCTTGCAAAAGGAAGAGGTAGTGAAAAGACTCCTGGCGAATTCCGTAAAAGCCAGAACTGGATTGGCGGAACCCGACCAGGCAACGCCACCTTTGTTCCTCCTCCGCCCGAAATGGTCATGGAGTGCATGGGAAAACTCGAACTGTTTTTGCATGACAAACCTGAGCCGACTCCAGTACTCATCAAAGCCGCATTGGCCCATGTACAATTCGAGACCATTCACCCATTTCTTGATGGAAACGGACGACTTGGGCGACTCCTTATCACAATGCTTCTCTGTGACAGAAAAGTCTTGCATGAACCATTACTTTACCTGAGCCTTTACTTCAAAACACATCGTAAAACATATTACGAGCTACTCGATTCTGTTCGGTTCAAGGGAGATTGGGAAGCCTGGCTGGATTTCTTTGCCGATGCGGTTATTGCAACCGCAACCCAGGCAGTGGAAACCGCACAACAGCTTGTCAATGTTTCCAATCAGGATCGTGAAAAAATCACAGGCCTTGGCAGAGCGGCCGCTTCGATACTGGAAGTGCACCGGGCGTTGATTGAACACCCGATTGCCACGTCCACGTCACTTGTACAAAAAACAGGTTTTACCCCTGCAACAATCAACAGGTCACTGAAAAAGCTTCAACATCTTGGAATAGTAAGCGAACTGACCGCCCAAAAACGAAACCGAATATACAGCTATAGCAACTATCTTGATATTCTGAACAGAGGAACGGAGTTGCCTGAAAAGGAATAA